TCACTTGCTTATACACTCAATAAGTGCATTAGTCCCTTAATCGTTTGTCATCAAtaaaccaaaacccactaggggcatAGATGCTCTTTCACAAGTGGCCACTAAGATACCAATTGGAACATTGAGAGTGTACCACAAGTGAGACTTGCTTTAACAAGATGACCTCTTTTCCTTTTGGAGGCAAGGATCAAATTCACAAACCTTCCCAGGTCAATCCACAATCATTTTGATGCTCATGGGCAATGCTTAGCCTTCTACAAGGTTGCTCTCCAGGAGTAACAAGCCCTAAGCTTCTACCCAAGATGATCTCCAGGTGCGCAAGAACTCCTAGCCCTCTCACAATTTCAATCCATCACCACCATCCCTCAAATCATGAGCAGTAGTTCAAGAACAAAGTGGAAAAGGCTCTAGAACCATAGGAGGAGCTAGAAAACATGAAAACAAAAATAGGATTTCTAGACAATAAAGGTAGAAGGTGGCTAGAATATATAGGGTCCACATGACATCAGTTAGCTGTTAGTCTGTTACTCATTGGTTGGAAAAGAAACAGGGCCCAGAAGTTCCAAACTAACTGCCAAAAACTTTTTGTCAACACTTAGCTGGCAAAAGAAAATAGTAGCCCAAGAACTCAATAGACAAAATATAAAGGAAATTTAAAATAACTCTTCGAGTTCTCACCCAGCTTTCCATTGAGTGTAGAGGGTCTCCTGGGGACTAAATGCACACAATTCTTAAAGAGGTTATTAGTCCCTTAATTGGTTTATCATTAATTCACCAaaactgtcagggttacggataaggcataccctctatcctATGATTTATGAAATATACCAAAAATGTATACCTTCACGTGTACGGATCGTTTCCGTATACGCCGTTAGAAATTTATCTCAAgttatggaaaatatctctgTGAGTTAATAAATTGccggagtcctactcggagggGAGAAAATCTCTGGTTATATCGTGCCAATTTACATATCCCTAAGTCTTACTTAGGGGTCAAGGTattccacggtataaaagggatccCCAGGGAGAGGCGAagggcatcgaatctcatcACCAATACACCCACCAgagtttacgaagccggagtacGCGGAGCCAACTTGCCGGAAGATCTCGTCGAATCCCTCGACTACGATCTTGTCGGTATCGCTTGTTTCGGTTACTCTCTTTGTAATttgttctcatcatcatcaatcccatataaactagactagggctattacctgataaggggcctgaacaagtataatccttgtcttttgtctgttttgatatcgtactacgtagacccctgctccaacgtaccccaatactccATTCATCTGGTCCACGAGAATCACTCGTCGACAGTGGCGTACCAGGTAGGGGGGCTTGGTGCTCAAGGATTTACCAGTATGACTTCAGGACTTCCCGACAACAGTCCCATCGCCAGCATCGATCAAGGAGCTTTTACCTCGACACCGCTGGTGTGGACTCAGGTCGGATCTATTGTCTTTCCAGTCTATACCGTTACACCAATCTCGACTGGCCCAATCATCATCGGGAGTGAGAGAGGTACGACAACGACTGAGAGAAACGACGCCCCGCCGACAATTCCTCCCACTCAGGTggagaacggaacatcgacGGCCCTAACACCAGGGAGGAACCCTCAGGAGGCTGAATTTCACCTTCCATGTGAAAGATCAAAGCCGACAAGGATAACTGCCCTAAAACCGAGAACTTGGTGTCCTATGCATAAGACAACCAAGCACGCTCTCGAGGACTGTCCGGTGATACTCCATGTGCAAGCTGAACTCTACGCCTATTGGGAACGAGGAATTCAGCGCACTTCACCAACGGGAACCACCTAATGATCTAGATCTCACGATCTCACAAAATGCATAATCTTCCTCACGACCCTCAAGCCAACGCATCATCGTGTCCAACAACCACGAGTTCAAACCCCGTGCGTTCCCAAGGAACCAGATGCGGCACCGGTTCCAGATCGGTTTGTGGGATTTGTCGGTGCAAACGAGCCATCCGTGTTACACCTCTTGGAAGGCTATGAATCCTCTTCGCAGTCACCCAGAGATGTGAACGTGGTCGACAATAATGAGACAAGCGCGTCCGCAGCTGCGAGAACACCGGCTCACCAATTGCGGAACCTGGATGAGATATTGAGGGAGAGTCCTTTTGATCCAGCAACAAACCCAGGCGCCAGCCAATGGGCAGAGCGACTACGGGAGACTGTGACGAACCTCAATGCCGCATTTGCCGAAGCAGCAGGCGGCCCAGAGCCGCGCAGGGACGAAGAGCAGCCTACCGAGGACGCGGATGGCGAAGACCTCGTCGGAAGACGTACCTCCGGAGACCGTTCACCTCGAAGAAGACGAGATCCTACACCGCCGCGCCGTGAAGATGGCGATCTTCGCAAACATCTAAACGGACGCCGGCTGAATAGGAGAGATCGAAACGAGAACGACCGTCATCACCATCACTCCCCTTCTCATCGCGAGGACTGTACTCCGCACCGACAACACCGTCATCGCTCTCCCTCGTGGCGAGAAAGAGACGACAGCCGAGGGAATACCCCCAACAAAGATCGAGATCGTCGGCCCCATAATGATCGACACGATAACGACAACAATCAAGATCAGGAGAATAATCGCCGAAGACAGGAGAGGGACGGTGACAACCGACGAGATCAAAACTCCCAATCTCCTCACCCGAGTCGAGATCGAGGACGCGATCATCACTCGAGAAGCCGAGCTCCTGATCCAAGGAACCCATCATCCTCGTCTTCGTCATCCTCTTCGGATCGGCCTCCACGACGACGTCGCGACCACGGGCCACACCCTAACCCAGGCAACGGACGCAAGGCATTCACGCCCACATTTCGCAACGTGCGATGGCCCGAGAAGTTCCAACCAGAATCGATTGAGAAATATGATGGAAGCATAGACCCAGAAGAATTTCTGCAAGTCTACTCCATAGTTCTCTATGCCACTAGCGCAGATGACAAACGCCCTGGCTAATTATTTGCCAGCCGCGTTGAAAGGTTCCGCTCGTTCATGGTTCGTCCATCTCCCGCTGAACTCAATCTCTTCGTGGGAAGATttgtggcagcagttcgtcACCAACTTCCAAGGGACATACAAGTGctacgcgatcgaagacgacctgcACACTCTAACTCAGAACCCAGGCGAGTCATTGAGGGACTATATTCGACGCTTTAATGAGTGCGGAAATATGATCCCCGAGATCACCGATGCTTCTGTTATCCGAGCATTCAAATCAGGCGTCCGAGATCGGTACACCACCCAGGAGCTAGCGACACGCCGAATCACATCTGCCCGAAAGCTGTTCGAGATCATCGATAGGTGCGCCCATGCAGATGATGCACTGAGGCGCAAGGAAGGAAAAAGCAAGGTGGGAGATGAGAAGAAGATGTCGACCGACAAGGATGCACCAGAGTAGAGCAAAAAGAGAAGTCGCAAGAGTGGGAAGCGCAAGTcctctgtcacgcccggaaattcactagtaatttccgaacttatttgtgcataaaatcctcgtccaggaatcagccgaggtacacaaactgacaatttaatatacaaatccatcataataataacgttacacacttacaaaagaaaagaaaacagcagcggaattaacggtctagcgatggcttcagctccactcccacaggcagctcaactggggtataagccaaacgtcttctccttctggatcctttatcttcaactgaggttgattgattattgcaagaatgagcatatgacatactcaacaagccacacagcaaatatgcaagtgcacaaggataccaaaggatggcataatataggctcatttgcaaaagcagcatttagcaaaacatttaagagaagtaaaacagtggagtaattaatcagaaattttaatcaacactgaacagcacacccatgctgcacaggcccaaccatcctgaacaaccatacccggctgtacagatctaactccaaaccaggagctaagaaaattattaccagttatagcatccatAATTAtcgtgagaggtgtgagactaatcacgaaaaacattgctcaacccgcccataaccgcgggcacggctattcgaatagttttactctggccagaggtgtaccactgtacccacaagacacaaccccacatcatgtcaccatgtgcctcaataccaccacggtacctcggaaaggagttgtgacaataccccttgcacaacataatccattacagcgcacctttcctggatcataatcacccccttataaacaaggcatggactccccagcgacccccgtggacttctcgccacttctcagtctggcgcactataacgaatcacgctatacaaaagataaagccgttgcccacgctggcttgtggttggcacggtaaatgtctcacaacagtagctcgcgaaccggtccttaattgccatgagcacgaccttcaaaaccatgtgctcacaacccaccattaatcatattttaattaccaattaattatcataacacgattaaccatcgtgagctaccattaaatataaccataaataataatgtagtatatatgattcaccccattagtgagctaatgtttctaagcattgctaagcaatcatatatataacatttagctgaaccaaaccaatacataaggttcaagctaatcaatttattacccaaggtatcaaagaatagggcattcaatgcaaattggccataacaaaggaataggttcacaccacccggtgacattcgaaaataaatgcacagttgaaataaatagagaatttaaatataggatcaacatgctcaaaggattgtgtttaggatctgtgtgacttgccttgcaataatcgatcttcaattaatcttcttgaatacttccggcgcactcacgaaccttcgcaacgacggaaacgacaagctaacacgcaaaccgaagaaaaagactaataaaaaccaaataaacaatacatataaagtaaacaaacatgtagatcatgattttagatgaatttagcaacttgaaccactcaaaaccgagttacgatgatttagttatgaatttctgaagatttaatctattagaaaaacgggaaaaagaaaaaccgatgacgtcatgctgacatcaCCCATGGCAGCCACAGCACgggtggcgacctcgccggagatagagCGGCCGGCTGCGGAATTGGAgggcatgtacacgtagaggacgacgagacgaacccaaagGTACTCACCAacgcgacgaacgacgacggatgacggccggcgacgaagaagcgacggcggcggcggcctgcacGGTGGCGACGGCTCTACGGGTCACTggagaggacgggagagggggcaaacgaaagaggaggactagggggtcctatttatagccttggattgaagagatcggactcctcccgcaagaaatcgatccgggaaatcaaaaactcggttttggagataaactcgaaaacgagttcgattcggataagatactcaacgattagctccgatttttgggggtaaagatagaggaggataagaggaatatttcccctcaactaattttagaaaaacacaaggggaaaggtcagatttggaggagaaaaaccgagccaaatcggtctcagttcggctgctagaggtagaagataaacagtgtcgagggaggcaaattagacttttcttcttgggctggctgaaaacaaagaaaagaaagaaagagaaggggggaagctcggctgggccgacttgggctgcacggccgtgcacacaaaagagggagatgggctggaaagggcccaagactaggaagaggatttttattacttttccaattaaattaatcaatgaaatgatctttgaattgttaaaaatacttcctatgctcaaataattccaagaaaaatcttgaaaatacttggacactcaaagtacttaacaaaattataatcagaccatttaatgattaatttaatatgtgggtaattactgaaatgctctttgtatgattaaaaattaggaattgagctccgaaaaatccgagaatattccagagagttgacttaatcatggagaatttaataaaaaattaaatccatccatgctttatatttaggaaattttatttcccacatttaacttcacttgtaaattaatgaacatttaatataaattctattattaatttattaaataatttataaatcctgaaacgaaaatcaggatgtgacatcctCGGCAGAAGTCCTTGCCACAGAACAAGTGGAACAGACCAGACGCTCCAACCCCCAGAACGATGACTCATGCAAGGCATGGTGGATTGCTATGTCATCAAAAAGGAGCTCGCGAGATAACTAGCGATCGAAAGAGGGAAGAGAGTACGAGTCGTCGAAACTGCAGAAGAGGCCGCCACCGACAACTCTGACTCCGCCTTTCCAGAATACGACCTACATGTCTCCCACATCTTCGGCGGATCCACGTTGTACTCCTCTAAGAGGGAGTACAAGAAAGCGGAACGCGAAGTCTGCTCCACCTCACGACGACTACtaccaagatgaagtggtcccAACACAAGATCGAGTTCTCGGAAGCGGATCATCCCAAGATCGCGAACCCACCATTCGGAACATAAAGGTGGTGAGAGTTCTCATCGACGGCGGGAGCTCAATCAATCTGCTCTTCGCTAGCACTTTAGACGCGGTGGGAATACCTCGAAGCGAGCTGACGCCCACACATCAgcccttccatggaatcaccCCCGAGTCGTCGTCTAAACAATTGGGAAAAATCACGCTACCTGTCACCTTCGGACACGCCGAAAACTTCCGAACaaagcagatcacctttgatgtcgcagAGTTCGATA
This window of the Oryza sativa Japonica Group chromosome 4, ASM3414082v1 genome carries:
- the LOC136356156 gene encoding uncharacterized protein, whose product is MTNALANYLPAALKGSARSWFVHLPLNSISSWEDLWQQFVTNFQGTYKCYAIEDDLHTLTQNPGESLRDYIRRFNECGNMIPEITDASVIRAFKSGVRDRYTTQELATRRITSARKLFEIIDRCAHADDALRRKEGKSKVGDEKKMSTDKDAPE